In Prevotella sp. HUN102, the genomic window CATCGTAGCGAGCAAAGCCATTGATAAAATAAGTTTCTTCATTGTTGCTGTTGATTTGATGTTATTGTTTTACTTCTCATTCTTGATTGTTTATTTGGTCTGCACCAAGAAAAGGCGGTAGCCTCCTTTGAGCGTTACCTTGACGGTACGCAGTTTCTTCTGAAGAAGTTGGCTCGCTCCCTGCATCACACCACGAGCCGCCTCGGAGATAATCTGGTCCTTGGCGGAGGAAGCGAAGGTGAATGATGTCCCCATCGAGCCACCAATGTTCGCCCCGACCTCTTTGAGCGCGCCCAAGTCCTCCGAACCGGGGATATACACACCCTCCTGTCCGTCCGTGTCGTAAGCCGAGAGTTTGACGGCTATGATATGACCGTCCACCTCAATACTTTTGATAAGCAGTCGCATACGGTTGCCCTCAATCTTGGCAGATGCAATCAGTCGGCTCTGCCGTGGAATATGCAGTCCCTGCACCTTGGCAGTCTCCAGCAGGCGGAGTACCACATTGTCGCCCTCCTTGAGCGTGGTTGTCCTGTCTACCACCACTTTGAGCGTGTTGCGTATCGTGGGAGCAGCCGTACTCGTGAGCGAATGGAAGCCCATGTTGCGTGCCTTCGTGCCATACTCTGCAATAAAGTCCGCATCGCTCATCGGCTGACTGAGTGAGGACACCACCTGCCTTCGTTCTGCCAGGACCTCCATTGCGGGCGTACCGGTTGATGCGGTCTGATTTCTCTCGGCATCATTGGATGGTATTTCATTGTCCTTCCCGTCCGAAAAGGCATTGCCCAAGGACGGTAGTTTGGCAGATGTACCCGGCAGATACTTCGCTGCCATCTGATAACTCTTTTCCATCAGGGCAAGCTGTCGTTTCTCCTCATCCTCTTCCTTGTAGCTCTGTTGGGACAATTCCTTTTTGAGGTTGTCAATCTCCTGTCTCATTGCCTCACGTTCCTCCTCGTGTGGATCGGGAGCGTAAAAGGAATTAAGCAGACGGTTGTTCTCCTCATAGCGTCGCATGGAGCTTTCTATCTTTGCCGTGGAAGCGGCTGTTTCGGCACGTTCCGTTTCCGTTGGAGTCGTATTTTCGGTGAAGTAGTCGGACAGTCTCCCCATCTCCTCGCGGGTCTGCTCCTCCTGTTCAGCTTTGTTGCCCAGTTCATAGGCTTTGAGCTTGTTCTCCGTGAGTTTTTCGGTCGTAGCCTGCGGGATGCTGTCGTTCAAGCCTTGCTCGGCAGCGGTCTTGTCCTTGCCCGACGGGGCGAAGATGAACCACATCGAGAGGGCGAAGAGCAGTCCCAGTCCTCCGAAGACCAAGCCTTTCTTCATTTGTTCTTTCTGTTTATTATCCATTTTCATTGATTGTTTGATGATATTGTAGGTAATAATTGCCCTGTAACTCGTGCAAGGTGCTGTCCGTCCGAATGGGACTATCCAGAAGTCTTCCCTTTGGTATAGACAGTCTATCCTTCTGAGGCAGGAAAAACTGTGCTATCATCCAAAGACAGCAGATGAGATAGACAAAACTCAGCCCATAGACGACAGCCTTGCGCTGTCTTATCGTGAGCCTCTCGCACCGATGGCGGAGCCAAAGGTGCAGCCTCAGGTAGTGGCGAGAGAGCAGATGGTTTCCTTTCCTTGCCATAGCCTTATCGTTTATAGGTTTGAATGTCCTGGTTCTGTCTTACAAGGAACTGCTCCATAAGAAAACCTTGCGGATTGTTGTCCGAGCGGACAGAGTTCTGCAGTGTGCAGGTCGTGACAAGACTTCGCTCCGTGACGTTGCTCTGACGGACGATGAACATCCGGGCATAGGTCGTTACCTCGTAAGGATAAGCGTTGAAGTTGCAACGGATGGAGTCCACCTCTATGCGCTGATTGACATTGCCCGATATGGCACGGTTGTAGTACCCTTTCTCCGCCAAGTCCTTGTAGTAGTTGAAAGCCGACTTGTCGCACAGCAGGAAGGCACGCTCCATGTTCTTCTCTATGGCATCCTTGTCGGGCGCAATGGTGAAGAACAGTTCGTGAAAGCGACGCACATGCTCACGGGCCTCCACGGGGCGGTTCCTGCTTGCATCCTGACTGAGGGCAAGCATGAGCGACTTGCCTTGGTCGAGCACATAGATTTTCTCCCGTTGCTCCTTGGCGAAGCTGTATGAGGCATAGACGGCATAACCGCTCACTGCCACGCACACGATGGCGAAGACAAAGGCGTAGAGCCGTATCTGCCTGAATGAGGTTTCGATATTGGTGAGTGATTTGAATTCCATAGTTCAATTTTCATTTTATTTATTTTCTGATTCCTATTTTCCCTTGAACAGCCTGCCCTTGATACGTCCGCCCACGTTGCCGATGGCTGCACCTGCCCCACCTGCCAGGTACTTGCCGCCCGTGTATGCACCTTGTGCGCCACGCTGTGCGGTCTGGTTGACATTGCGACCGTAGGAGCCGATACCGCCTCCGGCTTCGATAATCCAGCCTGCCACGGTCGGCACACAGAAGTAACCCACGATGCCGATGAGGAAGAAGACGATGTAGTACCACGTCCCCGAATCGGGCAGGTAGTTCGGGTCGCTGAGTGCCTCGATGTCCTTCTGAACCATCAGCGTCTGTATCTTGGT contains:
- the traM gene encoding conjugative transposon protein TraM codes for the protein MDNKQKEQMKKGLVFGGLGLLFALSMWFIFAPSGKDKTAAEQGLNDSIPQATTEKLTENKLKAYELGNKAEQEEQTREEMGRLSDYFTENTTPTETERAETAASTAKIESSMRRYEENNRLLNSFYAPDPHEEEREAMRQEIDNLKKELSQQSYKEEDEEKRQLALMEKSYQMAAKYLPGTSAKLPSLGNAFSDGKDNEIPSNDAERNQTASTGTPAMEVLAERRQVVSSLSQPMSDADFIAEYGTKARNMGFHSLTSTAAPTIRNTLKVVVDRTTTLKEGDNVVLRLLETAKVQGLHIPRQSRLIASAKIEGNRMRLLIKSIEVDGHIIAVKLSAYDTDGQEGVYIPGSEDLGALKEVGANIGGSMGTSFTFASSAKDQIISEAARGVMQGASQLLQKKLRTVKVTLKGGYRLFLVQTK
- the traK gene encoding conjugative transposon protein TraK — encoded protein: MEFKSLTNIETSFRQIRLYAFVFAIVCVAVSGYAVYASYSFAKEQREKIYVLDQGKSLMLALSQDASRNRPVEAREHVRRFHELFFTIAPDKDAIEKNMERAFLLCDKSAFNYYKDLAEKGYYNRAISGNVNQRIEVDSIRCNFNAYPYEVTTYARMFIVRQSNVTERSLVTTCTLQNSVRSDNNPQGFLMEQFLVRQNQDIQTYKR